From Algoriphagus sp. NG3, the proteins below share one genomic window:
- a CDS encoding RNA polymerase sigma-70 factor — protein MTEKLLQPSNTLALVDEEAFEAVFKTYFKPLHAYALAILKESENAEEIVQSVFLKLWEKRQTLEINTSLKAYLYRAVYHDSLNHINHQKVKRKHWEHAHYEMTQGKPDQIGDQIRGQENELYDRFQLALDKLPEKCRMVFNLSRFEELKYQEIAQRLDISIKTVEAHMGKALKTLRVELAEFLPLLLLFLMNL, from the coding sequence GTGACCGAAAAACTACTACAGCCGTCAAATACGTTAGCATTAGTCGATGAAGAGGCATTTGAAGCCGTTTTCAAAACTTACTTCAAGCCCTTGCACGCCTATGCCTTGGCAATACTGAAAGAATCAGAAAATGCCGAGGAAATAGTCCAAAGCGTATTTCTAAAGCTTTGGGAAAAACGACAAACCTTGGAAATCAACACTTCCCTCAAAGCCTACCTCTACCGGGCGGTATACCACGACAGTCTGAACCACATCAATCATCAGAAAGTGAAACGAAAGCACTGGGAACATGCGCATTACGAAATGACACAAGGTAAACCTGATCAAATCGGCGATCAGATCAGAGGTCAGGAAAATGAACTGTATGATCGTTTTCAACTGGCTCTGGACAAACTGCCGGAGAAATGCCGGATGGTCTTCAATTTAAGCAGGTTTGAGGAATTGAAATATCAGGAAATAGCCCAAAGACTGGATATCTCTATCAAAACTGTGGAAGCACATATGGGAAAAGCCCTGAAAACATTACGGGTAGAACTGGCGGAATTTCTTCCCTTGCTGTTGTTATTTCTGATGAATCTCTAA
- a CDS encoding FecR family protein has translation METMNEEKLIKYLLQESDIEESKAIQEWIESDAENKKQFEQIKWIWDSGKKHLEKSEVDENLAWTKFTKLRDENAATKPKQNQRFLNSNWLKTAAAVTLLIISTWVYTLFLPQSGKAYYGSVDFQSENVPLEIPLLDGTAIILNKNSQLSYSQKLFSGKRNVNLKSGEAYFDVKRIESKPFVIENDGVEITVLGTSFHVKSLEKSTEVIVTSGSVQVKTAGNMEVLYPNDKLRINRETGQMIKSQPENSLYNYYVSNKFQADRTPLQELVNVLNEAYDTKIVIEREELKNLPITTTLEYKSLDPNLQVLQETLKLKISKSNNKISIE, from the coding sequence ATGGAAACCATGAATGAAGAAAAACTGATAAAATACTTGCTTCAGGAAAGCGATATAGAGGAGTCCAAAGCTATACAGGAATGGATTGAAAGTGACGCCGAAAATAAAAAGCAATTCGAGCAGATTAAGTGGATCTGGGATTCCGGGAAAAAACATCTTGAAAAAAGCGAAGTCGATGAAAACCTGGCATGGACAAAGTTCACAAAGCTCAGAGACGAAAATGCAGCAACTAAGCCTAAGCAGAACCAGCGTTTCCTGAATAGTAACTGGCTAAAAACTGCTGCTGCCGTTACCTTGCTTATTATATCTACTTGGGTCTATACGCTCTTTCTACCCCAGTCAGGAAAAGCATATTATGGTTCGGTGGACTTTCAATCAGAAAATGTTCCTCTGGAAATCCCTTTGCTGGATGGTACAGCAATTATTTTAAACAAAAACTCTCAGTTGAGCTATTCACAGAAACTTTTTTCAGGAAAAAGAAATGTAAATCTGAAAAGCGGAGAAGCCTATTTTGACGTCAAGAGAATTGAAAGCAAGCCGTTTGTAATTGAAAATGATGGAGTGGAAATCACAGTATTGGGCACCAGCTTTCATGTGAAATCTCTAGAAAAGAGCACAGAAGTGATCGTCACATCGGGCTCGGTACAGGTGAAAACAGCAGGAAACATGGAAGTTCTTTACCCTAATGACAAACTTCGAATAAACAGGGAAACCGGGCAAATGATAAAGAGCCAGCCGGAAAATTCATTGTACAATTACTATGTGAGTAACAAGTTCCAAGCTGACCGCACCCCTTTGCAAGAATTGGTAAACGTCCTAAATGAAGCGTATGATACCAAAATCGTGATCGAGAGAGAAGAGCTTAAAAATTTGCCTATCACCACTACGTTGGAATATAAGTCTTTAGATCCAAACCTGCAGGTGCTTCAAGAAACATTGAAGCTTAAAATTTCAAAATCCAATAATAAAATCAGCATAGAGTAA
- a CDS encoding DUF4097 family beta strand repeat-containing protein: MINYQVKIRPFLHLVLGAIVLGLTSCDREIELVQSIDQEFPGISSLDIESAFLDVAYTGDPNKQNVRLVGSLESNRTGNYSIEYRVDGDKLIIEVERRGMGTGKNRGYLNLTGPELMNLDLEAGSGNVLINRVISKQFEFDGGSGNVELNNISAPIIELELSSGKILASNLVGNVELEISSGNATISKLDGNMNAVGSSGKFTFSEINGKVNSSLNSGNGELNKVQDIGKLKISSGNYSVKDSFLGATTRFEGSSGNFDIQTGSNLQDFNFDLKSSSGNITVGESSSSGSLKINNGSPYTVSGVVSSGNIRIRN, from the coding sequence ATGATTAATTATCAAGTTAAAATTCGTCCGTTTCTCCATTTAGTATTGGGAGCTATTGTGTTAGGATTGACATCCTGCGATAGGGAAATAGAATTGGTTCAGTCCATCGATCAGGAATTTCCGGGAATTTCTTCTTTAGACATCGAGTCTGCTTTTCTAGATGTTGCTTACACAGGGGACCCCAACAAGCAAAACGTGCGCCTAGTAGGTAGTCTAGAGTCCAATAGAACCGGAAATTATTCTATTGAATATAGAGTGGATGGTGATAAGCTCATCATTGAAGTGGAAAGACGTGGAATGGGAACAGGTAAAAACCGTGGCTACCTAAATCTCACAGGCCCTGAACTCATGAATTTGGATCTGGAAGCAGGTTCTGGAAATGTACTGATCAATAGAGTGATTTCTAAACAGTTTGAGTTCGATGGAGGTTCTGGTAATGTAGAACTCAACAATATCAGTGCGCCAATCATTGAGCTGGAATTAAGTTCCGGTAAAATCCTGGCTTCAAATCTCGTAGGGAATGTTGAGCTGGAAATTTCTTCAGGGAATGCCACAATAAGCAAACTGGATGGAAACATGAATGCCGTCGGTTCCAGTGGGAAATTTACTTTCTCTGAGATCAACGGAAAAGTCAACAGCTCATTGAATTCAGGAAACGGGGAATTGAATAAAGTGCAGGACATCGGGAAATTGAAGATTTCATCGGGGAATTATAGTGTGAAGGATTCTTTCTTGGGAGCTACAACGAGGTTTGAAGGCTCCTCTGGAAACTTCGATATACAGACTGGCTCTAATTTGCAGGATTTCAATTTTGATTTGAAGTCTTCCAGTGGGAACATTACCGTGGGAGAGAGTTCTTCATCCGGTTCATTGAAGATCAATAACGGTTCTCCTTATACCGTATCAGGCGTTGTCTCTAGTGGCAACATCCGAATAAGGAACTAG
- a CDS encoding antibiotic biosynthesis monooxygenase: MRKMIAHTPEPPYYAVIFSNIRTDIEDGYKETSMEMVTLATQQKGYLGHESARNDLGITISYWDSLESIRIWKQQTDHLLAQRMGREKWYSAYKTRICVVQRDYAFGL, translated from the coding sequence ATGCGAAAAATGATCGCCCACACTCCTGAACCACCCTACTACGCCGTGATTTTTTCAAATATCAGGACTGATATCGAAGATGGATATAAAGAAACCAGTATGGAAATGGTCACTCTGGCTACACAGCAGAAGGGATACCTAGGCCATGAAAGTGCGCGCAATGATCTGGGGATTACTATCAGTTATTGGGATAGCCTGGAGTCAATACGAATATGGAAGCAGCAGACTGATCATTTGCTAGCTCAGAGAATGGGTAGGGAAAAATGGTACTCTGCCTATAAAACAAGGATTTGCGTAGTGCAGCGGGATTATGCTTTTGGACTTTGA
- a CDS encoding alpha/beta hydrolase, with the protein MLRKILLGIFATAMVLVIVYMLGPRVEKREITIEFPNVPTRLNELKNYVNQREDTVVGLKTGNEAYIVWADSLNKHKTPYSIVYIHGFGASPMEGDPVHRFLAAHFGANLFVTRLPEHGIKRDNGMAYMSSQTLANAAGEAYQIGKSLGDEVIVVGTSMGGALTLLLASQQPDIKAVVVYSPAIRDYEERLSQLFSPWMKQIMNRTAMKKLAHQKREGDKALYWSEDYNINGYLSLAEIMYGNMNEATFKKINQPLFLAYYYKDNLSQDMVVSVPKMKEMYEQISTPSNLKMEKAFPNSGDHVIGSSITSGDWEGVLFSTIEFLENVVKIPAKPEYQEKVDELLQVQEEL; encoded by the coding sequence ATGCTAAGAAAAATACTGTTAGGGATTTTTGCCACTGCGATGGTACTCGTGATTGTTTACATGCTGGGGCCAAGAGTGGAGAAAAGGGAGATCACCATTGAATTCCCTAACGTTCCAACCCGTTTAAACGAGCTAAAGAACTATGTAAACCAACGGGAAGACACTGTGGTAGGTCTGAAAACAGGAAATGAAGCATATATCGTATGGGCAGATAGTTTGAATAAGCATAAGACCCCCTACTCTATTGTCTATATCCACGGATTCGGGGCCAGTCCTATGGAAGGAGATCCGGTTCATAGATTTCTTGCAGCCCATTTTGGGGCAAATTTATTTGTCACCAGACTGCCGGAACACGGAATCAAACGTGACAACGGCATGGCGTACATGAGCTCACAAACACTTGCCAATGCAGCTGGAGAAGCCTATCAGATCGGAAAAAGCCTGGGTGATGAGGTGATTGTAGTGGGCACATCCATGGGAGGAGCTTTGACGCTCTTATTGGCTAGCCAGCAGCCTGATATAAAAGCCGTGGTGGTCTATTCTCCGGCCATACGCGATTATGAAGAGAGACTTTCCCAGCTGTTCTCACCATGGATGAAACAGATCATGAATAGAACAGCAATGAAAAAACTGGCTCATCAAAAGCGGGAAGGTGACAAGGCTCTTTACTGGTCTGAGGATTATAATATCAACGGTTACCTCAGCCTGGCTGAAATCATGTATGGAAATATGAATGAAGCTACATTCAAAAAAATAAATCAACCCCTTTTTCTGGCTTATTACTACAAAGACAACCTGTCTCAGGATATGGTAGTGTCTGTGCCTAAAATGAAGGAAATGTATGAGCAGATCTCTACTCCATCAAATCTGAAAATGGAAAAAGCTTTCCCAAATTCCGGTGACCATGTAATAGGCAGTTCCATTACATCCGGTGATTGGGAAGGTGTTCTTTTCAGTACGATAGAGTTTCTGGAAAATGTCGTGAAAATACCTGCCAAACCTGAATATCAGGAAAAAGTGGATGAGTTACTCCAAGTCCAGGAGGAGCTGTAG